A single window of uncultured Pseudodesulfovibrio sp. DNA harbors:
- the betB gene encoding betaine-aldehyde dehydrogenase: MITGKLYINGQWVESCSGKERDILNPFDASTIAMVAEGNRDDTKAAIKAARHAFDKGGWPQTPASERARLLFKLADLIERDHEEMARLESLDTGKTVEESRWDMDDIAGIFRYFAGLADKDGGEVIASPNPDSTSTVIREPVGVCGQISPWNYPLLQASWKMAPALAAGCTIVMKPSEITPLTTLKVTELAEEAGFPAGVINTVLGPGPEVGAELAESDDVDLISFTGGIATGKTIMRAATANVKKVALELGGKNPNIIFDDADFDLAVDYALNGVFFHAGQICSAGARVMVQAGIHDRFVEALRQRMERIILGNGFDEKTQMGPLISAAHLAKVENYIEIAKNEGAKLLLGGTRPTDPALQKGYFCMPTLFSECANDMRIVQEEVFGPVITIERFDTEEEAIERANDTIYGLSAGFWTNNVDRIERVSKALRFGTVWVNDFNVYFVQAPWGGYKQSGLGRELGKIGLEEYTEVKHIYRNYATKPLNWFGG, from the coding sequence ATGATCACAGGCAAACTCTATATCAACGGCCAATGGGTCGAATCATGCTCCGGCAAAGAGCGCGATATACTAAATCCGTTTGACGCTTCGACCATTGCGATGGTCGCCGAAGGAAATCGCGATGACACCAAAGCGGCCATCAAAGCGGCCCGCCATGCTTTCGATAAAGGAGGCTGGCCGCAAACCCCGGCATCTGAACGGGCAAGGCTTCTCTTCAAATTAGCCGACCTTATCGAGCGCGACCACGAAGAAATGGCCCGACTGGAAAGCCTCGACACAGGAAAGACGGTGGAAGAAAGCCGGTGGGATATGGATGATATCGCGGGTATCTTCCGTTACTTCGCAGGACTGGCAGACAAGGATGGTGGCGAAGTTATCGCCTCGCCCAACCCGGACTCAACCAGCACAGTGATACGTGAGCCGGTGGGTGTGTGCGGCCAAATATCTCCTTGGAATTACCCACTGCTCCAGGCTTCGTGGAAGATGGCCCCGGCGCTGGCCGCAGGGTGTACCATCGTCATGAAACCAAGCGAGATCACCCCGCTGACCACCCTCAAGGTAACAGAACTCGCAGAAGAAGCCGGATTTCCAGCGGGTGTCATCAACACAGTGCTCGGCCCCGGCCCGGAAGTTGGCGCAGAACTGGCTGAGAGTGATGACGTCGACCTCATTTCCTTTACTGGCGGTATTGCCACCGGCAAGACCATCATGCGGGCCGCAACAGCCAACGTGAAAAAAGTGGCCTTGGAGCTGGGCGGCAAAAATCCCAATATTATTTTCGATGACGCAGACTTTGACCTTGCCGTGGACTACGCCCTCAACGGCGTTTTCTTCCATGCAGGTCAGATATGCTCTGCTGGCGCCCGAGTCATGGTACAGGCCGGCATCCACGACCGCTTTGTGGAAGCCCTGCGTCAGCGCATGGAGCGCATCATTCTAGGCAACGGTTTTGATGAAAAGACCCAAATGGGACCGCTTATCTCCGCCGCCCATCTCGCCAAGGTGGAAAACTACATTGAAATAGCAAAAAACGAGGGTGCCAAGCTCCTTCTGGGTGGAACACGCCCGACTGATCCAGCCCTGCAAAAAGGGTATTTCTGCATGCCTACTTTATTCTCCGAATGCGCGAATGACATGCGCATTGTACAGGAGGAAGTTTTCGGCCCCGTCATCACGATCGAACGGTTTGATACAGAAGAAGAAGCCATAGAACGGGCCAACGACACCATTTACGGTCTATCCGCAGGATTCTGGACAAACAATGTCGACCGCATCGAACGCGTTTCCAAGGCGCTCCGCTTTGGTACAGTGTGGGTAAACGACTTCAATGTATACTTCGTGCAAGCCCCTTGGGGCGGCTACAAACAATCCGGCTTGGGCCGTGAACTCGGAAAAATCGGCCTCGAAGAATACACCGAGGTCAAACATATTTACCGCAACTATGCCACCAAGCCCCTCAACTGGTTTGGCGGCTGA
- a CDS encoding GntR family transcriptional regulator, with amino-acid sequence MFIPVQAGRASEEVALQIEAAIMDGRLSPGERLPSEREMQSQFGTGRGVVREAIKILKQKGLLEVKKGAKGGAYIRQLDVDNISESLALFLKQNPVNPEKLIEFRETIDRTITQLAIAHADQAEKDELFKEALRLESMLREDEPDFIASSELDRKLNIMLARMARNPLFEWVMHAIQMGFSSHDYALYEDAAYRERAAANWSDTARAIAQGELMRALAFIGHHYVLLRQCIDEKAALTNEPDAEFLQKDEQ; translated from the coding sequence ATGTTCATTCCCGTTCAGGCCGGACGTGCCAGCGAGGAAGTTGCTCTCCAAATTGAAGCAGCCATTATGGATGGGCGCTTATCACCCGGGGAACGTCTGCCAAGCGAAAGGGAGATGCAATCACAATTTGGAACCGGGCGCGGCGTCGTTCGTGAAGCCATCAAAATCCTCAAACAAAAAGGCCTCCTTGAGGTGAAAAAAGGAGCCAAGGGCGGAGCTTATATCCGACAATTAGATGTCGATAATATTTCAGAATCCCTTGCCTTATTTCTCAAGCAAAATCCTGTGAACCCGGAAAAGCTCATCGAATTTCGCGAAACCATAGATAGAACGATTACGCAACTCGCTATCGCGCATGCAGATCAAGCCGAAAAGGACGAGCTGTTCAAAGAAGCACTTCGCTTGGAGTCAATGCTTCGGGAAGACGAACCAGACTTTATCGCCAGCAGTGAGCTGGATCGAAAACTGAACATAATGCTGGCCCGTATGGCCCGTAACCCGCTTTTCGAATGGGTCATGCATGCCATTCAGATGGGATTCAGTTCCCATGACTACGCCTTGTACGAAGACGCGGCCTACCGCGAACGGGCTGCGGCCAACTGGAGTGATACGGCGCGTGCAATCGCTCAAGGCGAACTCATGAGAGCCTTGGCTTTCATCGGGCACCACTATGTGCTCCTGCGCCAATGCATCGATGAAAAAGCAGCCCTCACGAATGAGCCGGATGCCGAATTCCTCCAAAAAGACGAACAATAG
- a CDS encoding DUF4238 domain-containing protein, whose protein sequence is MAKDTDTKKQHFVPQFLLNKFAVDPKAKNKQIHAFDKWEKKQFKNSVRNVGCKRSLYDIDEKSLEPAMQKLDDDTAKVLQKIMKAETLSIINQEEHAQLALFLCVQMVRTLYSKDTYSEFRKAVFDMAERKTGKRIVNGSTEPDERDEQIFFLSQLRSCVDFLSYFKGKIWYLMKAPPGEHFVIGDVPFVKSNYLDASPYGNLGLASKGIELYLPLSKRLSLALMCDSWGDTLLKTKNMLLTISQMRGHLNADEKLQFQRLLAMEESWRGGPAYICDHQNIIYVNSLQIQQARRYVFSPSNDFSFARTILKQNPETKEGLKMDLSNFYR, encoded by the coding sequence GTGGCGAAGGACACCGATACGAAAAAACAGCACTTTGTGCCTCAGTTCCTACTCAACAAATTTGCTGTAGACCCCAAGGCGAAAAACAAGCAAATCCATGCCTTCGACAAATGGGAAAAGAAGCAATTTAAGAACAGTGTAAGGAATGTTGGTTGCAAAAGATCACTATATGATATTGACGAGAAATCGCTTGAACCAGCAATGCAAAAGCTTGACGACGACACCGCCAAAGTCCTCCAAAAAATCATGAAGGCCGAGACCCTCAGCATTATCAACCAAGAAGAACATGCCCAACTCGCCCTTTTTCTCTGCGTACAGATGGTAAGGACTCTGTACAGCAAAGACACGTATTCGGAATTTCGAAAAGCCGTTTTTGATATGGCTGAACGAAAAACGGGTAAACGGATTGTTAATGGCAGCACAGAGCCAGATGAAAGGGACGAGCAAATATTCTTTTTGTCCCAACTTAGATCCTGCGTGGACTTCCTATCGTACTTCAAAGGCAAGATTTGGTATCTGATGAAAGCCCCACCAGGAGAACATTTCGTGATCGGAGACGTCCCCTTTGTCAAAAGCAACTATCTTGATGCGTCACCATACGGAAACCTCGGGTTGGCCAGTAAAGGTATTGAATTATATTTGCCCCTCAGCAAACGACTGAGCCTAGCGCTCATGTGCGACTCATGGGGCGACACTCTTCTCAAAACAAAAAACATGCTTCTCACAATTTCACAAATGCGTGGTCATCTAAACGCCGACGAAAAGCTACAGTTCCAGAGACTACTTGCGATGGAAGAATCTTGGCGAGGAGGCCCCGCTTACATCTGTGACCATCAAAACATAATCTATGTAAACTCATTACAGATTCAACAGGCAAGAAGATACGTGTTTTCACCAAGCAACGACTTCTCTTTCGCGAGGACGATTCTCAAGCAAAATCCTGAAACCAAAGAAGGCCTTAAAATGGATCTCAGCAATTTCTATCGCTAG
- a CDS encoding ABC transporter substrate-binding protein has protein sequence MSSGLKRIIFASFIIATLFCSAFAAHAAEKITVASVSWTGVTIKSEIAVSVLESLGYKSENKVFSVPITYTALASGDADVFFGNWMPSMANIADKFFKTGKVIKYVANMPGAKYTLATPTFCAEAGLKDFSDIAKYGDKLDWKIHGIEAGNDGNMIIQDMIDKDMFGLGKFKLVASSEVAMLAQAKAYAQNNKWIVFLGWAPHSMNERIDMTYLTGSTAQTFGDNDGTATVYTNIRKGLEQDNPNVAKLFKNMTFPVSMMNQIMTSVHKDKTIGLSKAGLKWLKANPATYENWLKGVTTADGKPATTAFKAYLDSKI, from the coding sequence ATGTCTTCTGGCCTTAAGCGGATTATCTTCGCTTCGTTCATCATCGCAACCCTTTTCTGCTCCGCCTTCGCTGCACATGCAGCTGAAAAAATTACCGTCGCCAGCGTTTCCTGGACCGGAGTAACCATCAAATCGGAAATCGCTGTTTCCGTTCTCGAAAGCCTTGGCTACAAGTCCGAGAACAAAGTCTTCTCGGTACCCATCACATACACTGCTCTTGCCAGCGGCGATGCCGATGTATTCTTTGGCAACTGGATGCCTTCCATGGCCAACATCGCAGACAAATTCTTCAAAACCGGCAAGGTCATCAAATACGTCGCGAATATGCCCGGCGCGAAATACACCCTCGCCACACCGACTTTCTGCGCAGAAGCAGGCCTCAAGGACTTTAGCGATATCGCCAAATACGGCGACAAGCTCGATTGGAAGATTCACGGTATCGAAGCCGGCAATGACGGCAACATGATCATTCAGGACATGATCGACAAAGACATGTTCGGACTGGGCAAGTTCAAGCTGGTTGCCTCCAGCGAAGTTGCCATGCTCGCTCAGGCAAAGGCCTACGCACAGAACAACAAGTGGATCGTCTTTCTCGGCTGGGCTCCACACAGCATGAACGAACGCATCGACATGACCTATCTTACCGGCAGCACGGCCCAGACCTTCGGCGATAACGACGGGACTGCAACAGTCTACACCAACATCCGCAAAGGGTTAGAACAAGACAATCCCAACGTGGCCAAGCTGTTCAAAAACATGACCTTCCCCGTGTCCATGATGAACCAGATCATGACTTCCGTTCACAAGGACAAGACCATCGGCCTGAGCAAAGCCGGCCTCAAATGGCTCAAGGCCAATCCCGCCACATACGAAAATTGGCTCAAAGGCGTCACCACTGCCGACGGCAAACCCGCCACAACAGCCTTCAAGGCATATCTGGATTCCAAGATCTAG
- the der gene encoding ribosome biogenesis GTPase Der produces the protein MLPIVALVGRPNVGKSTLFNRLLRKARAITHDLPGVTRDRIYGECRMGDVRFDLVDTGGMVLESEATPELSKDFEDEIFEQAQEAIEEANAIIFVVDGKEGLTPLDQQAAEYVRRSGKPVFMLVNKVDGSEFAPQMTGEFHELGIEFMPVSAAHGYNLHEVRHRVKQFVIDLNIPEDEDDGIEKGLRLTMLGRPNAGKSSIINAVIGKDRLIVSDVAGTTRDSIDVTFEKRDKRYTFVDTAGVRRRANIQDHLEKISVIRALKNSRRSDVTILTIDITLGVGRQDKRLIEFLAKEKTPFIVVVNKADLVPRKETNRALEAFRNELRIIPHVPIVMTSAHKGVGVGKLLPIAEAMRKECQIRIGTGILNRSLQAVLERQQPPVVKRRRPKFFYVTQADEEIPTFVFFCNDHTLVKTSYVRYLENQFRKMLGIKTAPVNIVFRSSHDKKEWQKNRGISAMGKRGPGRERMGGAKTRRHETKYKALKSKRRRDEKDEKEKKGKRGK, from the coding sequence ATGCTGCCAATCGTCGCCCTTGTGGGTCGCCCCAATGTGGGTAAGTCCACACTTTTCAACCGTCTACTTAGGAAAGCGCGGGCCATTACCCACGATTTGCCGGGGGTGACGCGCGACCGCATCTATGGCGAATGCCGGATGGGTGACGTGCGTTTTGATCTCGTCGATACTGGCGGTATGGTACTTGAATCAGAAGCCACACCCGAATTGTCCAAAGATTTTGAAGACGAGATTTTTGAACAGGCCCAGGAAGCCATTGAAGAGGCTAATGCCATCATCTTCGTGGTGGATGGCAAGGAAGGTCTAACTCCGCTTGATCAGCAAGCTGCAGAATATGTGCGCCGCTCCGGCAAGCCTGTGTTCATGCTTGTGAATAAAGTGGACGGTAGTGAGTTTGCCCCACAAATGACGGGTGAATTTCATGAGCTTGGTATCGAGTTTATGCCTGTTTCCGCTGCTCATGGTTATAATTTGCATGAAGTACGTCATCGGGTGAAACAGTTCGTTATTGATCTGAATATCCCTGAAGATGAAGACGACGGTATTGAAAAAGGTTTGCGCCTGACCATGCTCGGTCGTCCCAACGCCGGTAAGTCTTCCATTATCAATGCGGTTATCGGCAAGGACCGGCTCATCGTTTCCGATGTGGCTGGAACCACCCGTGATTCCATTGACGTTACTTTCGAGAAGCGGGATAAGCGGTACACTTTTGTTGATACCGCGGGCGTTCGCAGAAGGGCCAACATTCAGGATCATCTGGAAAAGATCAGTGTCATTCGTGCGCTGAAGAACTCCAGACGATCTGACGTGACCATCCTGACCATCGATATTACCCTTGGGGTTGGACGACAGGACAAACGACTCATCGAATTTCTGGCCAAGGAAAAGACCCCGTTTATCGTGGTGGTGAACAAGGCTGATCTGGTTCCTCGTAAAGAGACCAACCGGGCTTTGGAAGCATTCAGAAATGAATTGCGTATCATTCCGCATGTCCCCATCGTTATGACAAGTGCACACAAGGGCGTGGGAGTCGGAAAACTCCTTCCCATTGCCGAGGCCATGCGTAAGGAGTGTCAGATTCGTATTGGTACCGGAATCCTCAATAGATCGCTTCAGGCCGTACTGGAGCGCCAGCAACCGCCTGTTGTGAAACGTCGTAGACCTAAATTTTTCTATGTGACACAGGCTGACGAGGAAATTCCGACATTCGTATTTTTTTGTAATGATCATACCCTCGTCAAGACATCCTATGTCCGCTATCTGGAAAACCAGTTCCGCAAAATGCTCGGTATTAAGACCGCACCAGTGAATATTGTGTTCCGGTCTAGTCATGACAAGAAGGAATGGCAGAAGAACCGTGGTATTTCGGCCATGGGCAAACGCGGTCCGGGCCGTGAGCGCATGGGCGGTGCCAAGACCCGTCGTCATGAGACCAAATATAAGGCTCTCAAGAGCAAGCGGCGCAGGGATGAAAAAGATGAGAAAGAAAAGAAAGGGAAAAGAGGTAAATAA
- a CDS encoding Fic family protein: MNTLFNRLEDEEVHMITAVLGHRMLGYIHPYSDDNGRMVRFLMI; encoded by the coding sequence ATGAACACACTCTTCAACCGCCTCGAAGACGAAGAAGTGCACATGATCACCGCCGTCCTGGGGCACAGGATGTTGGGATACATCCACCCATATTCGGACGACAACGGACGCATGGTGCGCTTCCTCATGATCTGA
- the betA gene encoding choline dehydrogenase: MKRYDYIIVGGGSAGSVLANRLSANPKNKVLVLEAGLPDFKFDFRIHMPAALTYPLAGKTYNWWYESEPEPHMNNRRIYQPRGKVLGGSSCINGMIHIRGNAMDYEKWAKEDGLENWSYAHCLPYFKRFEGRTAGADEYQGAVGPLYLTEPECDNPLFNAFFNAVQEAGYPLTKDVNGYQQEGFGKFDRTTYQGRRWNAARAYVHPVKNRRNLTVKCKAMTTRILFEGKRAVGVEYTRAKQVMKAYAGEVICCGGSINSPQLLQLSGIGNGKELSALGINMVQDLPGVGENLQDHLELYVQYACKKPVSMYPALKWYNQPLIGLKWLLAGKGEAATNHFEAGGFIRSNDQLEYPNIQYHFLPIAIRYDGSAPNEGHGYQVHVGPMNTDVRGHVKIKSSDPNEYPSVLFNYLSTEQEKREWVEAIRKTREIMTQPAFDEFRGKELAPGTQAQTDEEILDFVANEGESAYHPSCTCAMGTGDMAVTDPELCVHGVEGLRVVDASVMPYVTNGNIYAPTMMIAEKAADLILGNTPLAPDTAPFYKHKK; the protein is encoded by the coding sequence ATGAAAAGATATGATTACATAATTGTCGGTGGCGGCTCCGCAGGGTCTGTTCTTGCCAACCGCCTGAGTGCCAATCCCAAAAACAAAGTCCTCGTCCTTGAAGCTGGCCTGCCTGATTTCAAATTCGATTTCCGCATTCATATGCCTGCCGCGCTGACATACCCTCTGGCCGGAAAAACCTACAACTGGTGGTACGAATCCGAGCCAGAACCGCACATGAACAACCGCCGTATCTATCAACCACGAGGCAAAGTACTTGGCGGTTCCAGCTGTATCAATGGAATGATCCATATCCGTGGCAACGCCATGGATTACGAAAAATGGGCCAAGGAAGATGGACTGGAAAACTGGTCGTATGCCCATTGCCTTCCGTATTTCAAACGATTTGAAGGACGCACAGCAGGTGCTGATGAATATCAGGGAGCTGTCGGACCGCTCTATCTGACAGAACCGGAATGCGATAATCCGCTCTTCAACGCCTTCTTCAATGCCGTGCAGGAAGCAGGCTATCCATTGACCAAGGATGTTAATGGCTACCAACAAGAAGGCTTCGGCAAATTCGACCGTACGACGTATCAAGGCCGCCGTTGGAATGCTGCCCGCGCATATGTCCATCCTGTCAAAAACCGCCGCAACCTGACCGTCAAATGCAAGGCAATGACAACGCGCATCCTGTTCGAAGGCAAACGCGCCGTGGGAGTGGAATACACTCGCGCCAAACAGGTCATGAAAGCGTACGCCGGTGAAGTCATTTGTTGCGGCGGGTCCATCAACTCCCCGCAGTTGCTCCAACTCTCAGGGATAGGCAACGGCAAAGAACTTTCTGCACTCGGTATTAATATGGTTCAAGACCTTCCGGGCGTTGGCGAAAATCTTCAGGATCATCTTGAATTATACGTCCAGTATGCCTGCAAGAAACCGGTGAGCATGTACCCTGCTCTCAAGTGGTATAACCAGCCATTAATTGGCCTGAAATGGCTCCTTGCGGGCAAAGGCGAAGCGGCAACAAACCACTTCGAGGCGGGCGGCTTCATTCGCAGCAACGACCAGCTTGAGTACCCCAATATCCAATATCATTTCCTGCCCATCGCCATCCGCTACGACGGCTCTGCTCCGAACGAAGGACACGGGTATCAGGTCCACGTCGGCCCCATGAACACCGATGTACGCGGTCATGTAAAAATCAAATCGTCGGACCCGAACGAATATCCAAGCGTCCTGTTCAACTACCTTTCAACCGAACAGGAAAAACGTGAATGGGTCGAAGCCATCCGCAAAACCCGTGAAATAATGACCCAACCTGCGTTTGATGAATTCCGAGGCAAAGAACTCGCTCCCGGGACACAGGCTCAGACTGACGAAGAAATCCTGGATTTCGTGGCGAACGAAGGTGAATCTGCCTACCATCCGAGTTGTACCTGTGCCATGGGCACCGGCGATATGGCTGTCACAGACCCGGAACTATGCGTACACGGCGTTGAAGGACTGCGTGTCGTTGATGCATCAGTCATGCCCTACGTGACCAACGGCAACATCTACGCTCCTACCATGATGATCGCAGAAAAAGCTGCTGACCTGATTCTTGGCAATACGCCATTGGCTCCTGACACTGCCCCCTTTTACAAGCATAAAAAGTAA
- the mtnA gene encoding S-methyl-5-thioribose-1-phosphate isomerase → MTEHIQYSSEKDALILLDQRFLPNREDWFECKTTDDICFALVVMVVRGAPAIGVTAAYGCYLAGREVQGMNGDWKVNLEAKLDQIHDARPTAVNLRWAVREMRRIWKEAGDVSLEKLLETWLERAKEIHVGDIEMCELIGKFGGELMDDGDTIMTHCNAGALATAGYGTALGVVRGAIDQGKKVSVIANETRPFLQGARLTAYELHKDGIPVKVACDNACALLMKRGLVDKVVVGADRITANGDAVNKIGTFGVAIMADRFNIPFYVAAPQYTIDTETLSGDDVPIEDRDPKEVTHIGDHRIPPEGVEVYNLAFDPTPNDLIAGIITEKGVLYPPYTESIKKLFADYPEG, encoded by the coding sequence ATGACTGAACATATTCAATATTCCTCTGAAAAAGACGCACTTATTCTTCTTGATCAACGATTCCTGCCCAACCGTGAGGATTGGTTCGAATGCAAGACCACGGACGACATCTGTTTCGCTCTGGTGGTCATGGTTGTGCGTGGTGCACCCGCTATCGGCGTGACCGCTGCCTATGGCTGTTATTTGGCTGGTCGCGAAGTTCAGGGCATGAATGGTGACTGGAAGGTGAATCTTGAAGCCAAGCTTGACCAGATTCATGATGCCCGCCCGACCGCAGTCAACCTGCGCTGGGCCGTGCGCGAGATGCGTCGTATTTGGAAAGAAGCTGGTGATGTTTCTCTTGAGAAGTTGCTGGAAACCTGGCTGGAAAGAGCCAAGGAAATCCATGTCGGCGATATCGAGATGTGCGAGCTTATCGGCAAGTTCGGCGGCGAGCTGATGGACGATGGCGATACCATCATGACCCATTGTAATGCCGGTGCGCTGGCAACTGCCGGATACGGCACGGCTCTGGGCGTGGTGCGTGGTGCCATTGATCAAGGCAAGAAAGTGTCTGTCATTGCCAACGAGACCCGTCCGTTTTTGCAGGGCGCACGCCTGACCGCGTATGAACTGCATAAGGATGGCATCCCGGTAAAGGTTGCCTGTGATAACGCCTGCGCATTGCTCATGAAGCGTGGACTTGTGGACAAAGTGGTGGTCGGCGCTGACCGTATTACCGCTAACGGTGACGCCGTGAATAAGATCGGCACCTTTGGCGTAGCCATTATGGCTGATCGGTTTAACATTCCTTTTTATGTGGCCGCTCCGCAGTACACCATTGATACCGAGACACTTTCTGGTGACGATGTGCCCATCGAGGACCGCGATCCCAAGGAAGTGACCCATATCGGCGATCATCGTATTCCGCCTGAAGGCGTTGAGGTTTATAACCTCGCGTTTGATCCGACTCCCAATGATTTGATAGCTGGTATTATCACGGAAAAAGGCGTGCTGTATCCGCCGTACACTGAGTCCATAAAAAAACTCTTTGCGGATTACCCGGAAGGATAG
- a CDS encoding DUF4254 domain-containing protein gives MADITIEITKETLQDAIAHQTRSVMDWHYGEPVYEGDPADDLSGVSGLRELVARQHWANFQLWHVEDRARRKDVDAKVIADCKYAIDKLNQKRNDLIERVDECLIGMISPLLPENAVERYNTETVGAALDRLSIQALKIYHMKEQCSRKDVDEAHVDQCNAKVGVLMRQHGDLGQAIQELIDEYVAGTKKPKVYFQFKMYNDPSLNPELYKNKS, from the coding sequence ATGGCTGATATTACCATAGAAATTACCAAAGAGACTCTTCAGGACGCTATAGCTCATCAGACTCGGTCTGTGATGGATTGGCATTACGGCGAACCCGTGTATGAGGGAGACCCTGCCGATGATTTGAGCGGAGTCTCCGGTTTGCGTGAACTTGTCGCCCGTCAGCACTGGGCCAATTTTCAGCTTTGGCATGTGGAAGACCGTGCCCGTCGTAAGGACGTGGACGCCAAGGTTATCGCAGATTGCAAGTATGCCATCGACAAGCTCAACCAGAAACGTAACGATTTGATCGAGCGGGTGGATGAATGTCTGATAGGCATGATTTCTCCTTTGTTGCCCGAGAATGCTGTCGAGAGATACAACACTGAGACCGTGGGAGCCGCTTTGGACAGATTGTCCATTCAGGCGCTCAAGATTTATCACATGAAAGAGCAGTGCAGCCGCAAGGATGTTGATGAAGCTCATGTGGACCAGTGTAACGCCAAAGTTGGTGTCTTGATGCGTCAGCATGGGGACTTGGGGCAGGCCATTCAGGAATTGATCGATGAATATGTTGCCGGCACCAAGAAACCCAAGGTGTACTTCCAATTCAAGATGTACAACGACCCCAGTCTGAACCCGGAACTCTACAAAAACAAATCATAG
- the gatB gene encoding Asp-tRNA(Asn)/Glu-tRNA(Gln) amidotransferase subunit GatB, translating into MSRYETVIGLEIHAQLKTKTKIFCSCSTEFGKDPNENVCAVCSGMPGVLPVLNEKVAEYATKMGLAINCEINLKSIFARKNYFYPDLPKGYQISQFELPICEHGHVDIEVDGEKKRIGVTRIHMEEDAGKNIHSAADNASFVDLNRTGVPLIEIVSEPDMRSAEEAIAYLKEVRSVLLYLGICDGNMEEGSFRCDANISVRPYGQEEFGTRAELKNLNSFKHILKAIDYEVDRQIDLVEEGESVVQETRLFNVDKGITQSMRGKEEAHDYRYFPDPDLVPLVLDEAWVKQWRSELPELPRDKRERFMTEYALADYDAALITTDRTVAEYFEAAVKAYGGKAKKVTNWVVGELLPFCHEVESEACDVKLSPEKLAALLKLVDDGTISVKIGKDIFRDLCESGDDPAEYVKAKGLAQMSDSGELEAMVDQVIADNPSEVEAFKGGKKKLMSFFMGQVMRLSKGQANPGIVTKMIQEKLS; encoded by the coding sequence ATGTCCCGCTACGAAACCGTCATCGGTCTTGAGATTCACGCACAACTCAAGACCAAGACCAAGATTTTCTGTTCCTGTTCCACTGAATTTGGAAAGGACCCCAATGAGAATGTATGCGCAGTCTGTTCCGGCATGCCCGGCGTTTTGCCCGTACTCAACGAGAAGGTAGCCGAATACGCGACCAAGATGGGTTTGGCTATTAATTGCGAGATCAATCTCAAGTCCATATTTGCGCGTAAGAACTACTTTTATCCCGACCTTCCTAAAGGCTATCAGATTTCCCAGTTTGAACTGCCCATTTGCGAACACGGGCATGTGGATATCGAAGTAGACGGCGAAAAGAAACGTATCGGTGTGACGCGTATTCACATGGAAGAGGACGCAGGGAAGAATATTCACTCTGCGGCTGATAACGCCAGCTTTGTAGATTTGAACCGGACCGGCGTACCGCTTATCGAAATCGTATCCGAGCCGGATATGCGGAGTGCCGAAGAAGCTATTGCTTATCTCAAGGAAGTTCGATCCGTTCTCCTTTATCTCGGTATTTGCGATGGTAATATGGAAGAGGGCAGTTTCCGCTGTGATGCGAATATTTCCGTTCGTCCCTATGGGCAGGAAGAGTTCGGAACTCGTGCGGAGTTGAAGAACCTTAACTCTTTCAAGCATATCCTCAAGGCCATCGATTACGAAGTTGATCGTCAGATTGATCTCGTTGAAGAGGGAGAAAGCGTGGTGCAGGAAACTCGACTTTTCAACGTGGACAAGGGGATTACTCAGTCCATGCGTGGCAAGGAAGAGGCACACGATTATCGTTATTTCCCGGACCCGGACCTTGTCCCGTTGGTTCTTGATGAAGCGTGGGTTAAACAGTGGCGGTCCGAACTGCCCGAGTTGCCCCGTGACAAACGTGAACGGTTCATGACGGAGTATGCGCTGGCCGATTATGATGCGGCATTGATCACCACGGATCGAACTGTGGCTGAATATTTTGAAGCTGCAGTCAAGGCGTATGGCGGTAAAGCCAAGAAGGTCACCAACTGGGTGGTCGGTGAATTGCTGCCGTTTTGTCATGAGGTTGAGTCTGAAGCCTGCGATGTAAAGCTTTCGCCCGAAAAGCTGGCTGCTTTGCTCAAGCTGGTTGATGACGGCACCATTTCCGTCAAGATTGGTAAGGATATTTTCCGTGATCTTTGTGAGTCCGGTGACGATCCGGCAGAATATGTCAAGGCCAAAGGGCTTGCGCAGATGTCTGATTCCGGCGAACTGGAAGCCATGGTCGATCAGGTTATCGCTGACAATCCGTCTGAAGTGGAAGCATTCAAGGGCGGCAAGAAAAAGCTTATGAGCTTTTTCATGGGACAGGTCATGCGTCTTTCCAAAGGTCAGGCCAACCCCGGCATCGTGACCAAGATGATTCAAGAAAAACTCTCATAA